One genomic region from Bubalus bubalis isolate 160015118507 breed Murrah chromosome 12, NDDB_SH_1, whole genome shotgun sequence encodes:
- the LOC102414327 gene encoding enhancer of rudimentary homolog, producing the protein MSHTVLLVQPTKRPEGRTYADYESVNECMEGVCKMYEEHLKRMNPNSPSITYISQLFDFIDDLADLSCLAYRADTQTYQPYNKDWIKEKIYVLLCRQAQQAGK; encoded by the coding sequence ATGTCTCACACCGTCTTGCTGGTACAGCCTACCAAGAGGCCAGAAGGCAGAACTTACGCTGACTATGAATCTGTGAATGAGTGTATGGAAGGTGTTTGTAAAATGTATGAAGAACATCTGAAGAGAATGAATCCCAACAGCCCCTCTATCACATATATCAGTCAGTTGTTTGATTTTATTGATGACCTGGCAGACCTCAGCTGCCTTGCTTACCGAGCTGATACCCAGACATACCAGCCTTATAACAAAGATTGGATTAAAGAGAAGATCTATGTGCTCCTTTGTCGACAGGCCCAACAGGCTGGGAAATAG
- the IL1B gene encoding interleukin-1 beta isoform X1 produces the protein MATVPEPINEMMAYYSDENELLFEADGPKQMKSCIQHLDLGSMGDGNIQLQISHQLYNKSFRQVVSVIVAMEKLRNSAYAHVFHDDDLRSILSFIFEEEPVIFETSSDEFLCDAPVQSVKCKLQDREQKSLVLASPCVLKALHLLSQEMSREVVFCMSFVQGEERDNKIPVALGIKDKNLYLSCVKKGDTPTLQLEEVDPKVYPKRNMEKRFVFYKTEIKNTVEFESVLYPNWYISTSQIEERPVFLGHFRGGQDITDFRMETLSP, from the exons ATGGCAACCGTACCTGAACCCATCAATGAAATGATGGCCTACTACAG TGACGAGAATGAGCTGTTATTTGAGGCTGATGGCCCCAAACAGATGAAG AGCTGCATCCAACACCTGGACCTCGGTTCCATGGGAGATGGAAACATCCAGCTGCAGATTTCTCACCAGCTCTACAACAAAAGCTTCAGGCAGGTGGTGTCGGTCATCGTGGCCATGGAGAAGCTGAGGAACAGTGCCTACGCACATGTCTTCCATGATGATGACCTGAGGAGCATCCTTTCATTCATCTTTGAAGAAG AGCCTGTCATCTTCGAAACGTCCTCCGACGAGTTTCTGTGTGACGCACCCGTGCAGTCAGTAAAgtgcaaactccaggacagaGAGCAAAAATCCCTGGTGCTGGCTAGCCCATGTGTGCTGAAGGCTCTCCACCTCCTCTCACAGGAAATGAGCCGAGAAG tggTGTTCTGCATGAGCTTCGtgcaaggagaggaaagagacaacAAGATTCCTGTGGCCTTGGGTATCAAGGACAAGAATCTATACCTGTCTTGTGTGAAAAAAGGTGATACGCCCACCCTGCAGCTGGAG GAAGTAGACCCCAAAGTCTACCCCAAGAGGAATATGGAAAAGCGATTTGTCTTCTACAAGACAGAAATCAAGAATACAGTTGAATTTGAGTCTGTCCTGTACCCTAACTGGTACATCAGCACTTCTCAAATCGAAGAAAGGCCCGTCTTCCTGGGACATTTTAGAGGTGGCCAGGATATAACTGACTTCAGAATGGAAACCCTCTCTCCCTAA